Proteins from one Microtus pennsylvanicus isolate mMicPen1 chromosome 7, mMicPen1.hap1, whole genome shotgun sequence genomic window:
- the Kcna3 gene encoding potassium voltage-gated channel subfamily A member 3, with translation MTVVPGDHLLEPEAAGGGGGDPPQGGCASGGGGGCDRYEPLPPALPAAGEQECCGERVVINISGLRFETQLKTLCQFPETLLGDPKRRMRYFDPLRNEYFFDRNRPSFDAILYYYQSGGRIRRPVNVPIDIFSEEIRFYQLGEEAMEKFREDEGFLREEERPLPRRDFQRQVWLLFEYPESSGPARGIAIVSVLVILISIVIFCLETLPEFRDEKDYPASPSQDVFEATNNSTSGTASGASSFSDPFFVVETLCIIWFSFELLVRFFACPSKATFSRNIMNLIDIVAIIPYFITLGTELAERQGNGQQAMSLAILRVIRLVRVFRIFKLSRHSKGLQILGQTLKASMRELGLLIFFLFIGVILFSSAVYFAEADDPSSGFNSIPDAFWWAVVTMTTVGYGDMHPVTIGGKIVGSLCAIAGVLTIALPVPVIVSNFNYFYHRETEGEEQAQYMHVGSCQHLSSSAEELRKARSNSTLSKSEYMVIEEGGMNHSAFPQTPFKTGNSTATCTTNNNPNSCVNIKKIFTDV, from the coding sequence ATGACCGTGGTGCCCGGGGACCACCTGCTGGAGCCAGAGGCTGCGGGCGGCGGCGGTGGGGACCCGCCTCAGGGAGGCTGTGccagcggcggcggcggtggctgCGACCGCTACGAGCCGCTGCCGCCCGCGCTGCCCGCCGCGGGCGAGCAGGAATGCTGCGGGGAGCGCGTGGTCATCAACATCTCGGGGCTGCGCTTCGAGACGCAGCTCAAGACCCTCTGCCAGTTCCCCGAGACGCTGCTGGGCGACCCCAAGCGGCGCATGCGGTACTTCGACCCGCTCCGCAATGAGTACTTCTTCGACCGCAACCGCCCCAGCTTCGACGCCATCCTCTACTACTACCAGTCGGGGGGCCGCATCCGCCGACCGGTCAATGTGCCCATTGACATCTTCTCCGAGGAGATCCGCTTCTATCAGCTGGGCgaggaggccatggagaagttCCGTGAGGACGAGGGCTTCCTGCGGGAGGAGGAGCGGCCCCTGCCCCGCAGAGACTTCCAGCGTCAGGTGTGGCTGCTCTTCGAATACCCGGAGAGCTCGGGGCCGGCCCGGGGCATTGCCATCGTGTCGGTGTTGGTCATCCTCATCTCCATTGTCATCTTTTGCTTAGAGACCCTGCCCGAGTTCCGAGATGAGAAAGACTACCCCGCCTCCCCGTCGCAGGACGTGTTCGAGGCCACCAACAACAGCACGTCGGGGACCGCCTCTGGAGCCTCCAGCTTTTCGGACCCCTTCTTCGTGGTGGAAACCCTGTGCATCATCTGGTTCTCCTTTGAGCTGCTGGTGCGGTTCTTTGCTTGCCCCAGTAAAGCCACCTTCTCCAGAAATATCATGAACCTGATAGACATTGTGGCCATCATCCCTTATTTCATCACTCTGGGCACTGAACTGGCTGAGCGACAGGGTAATGGGCAGCAAGCCATGTCTCTGGCCATCCTAAGGGTCATCCGCCTAGTAAGGGTCTTCCGCATCTTCAAGCTCTCCCGCCACTCTAAGGGGCTGCAGATCCTGGGGCAGACTCTGAAGGCATCCATGCGAGAGCTGGGGCTGCTcatctttttcctctttataGGGGTCATCCTCTTCTCCAGTGCTGTCTACTTTGCTGAGGCAGACGACCCTTCTTCAGGTTTTAACAGTATCCCGGATGCCTTCTGGTGGGCAGTGGTAACCATGACAACTGTCGGCTATGGTGATATGCACCCAGTGACCATAGGAGGCAAGATTGTGGGCTCACTTTGTGCCATCGCAGGTGTCTTGACCATTGCATTGCCAGTTCCTGTGATTGTTTCCAACTTCAATTACTTCTACCACCGGGAGACAGAAGGGGAAGAGCAGGCCCAGTACATGCATGTGGGAAGTTGCCAGCACCTCTCCTCTTCAGCCGAGGAGCTCCGAAAAGCCCGGAGTAACTCCACCCTGAGTAAGTCGGAGTATATGGTGATCGAAGAGGGGGGCATGAACCACAGCGCTTTCCCCCAGACCCCTTTCAAAACGGGCAACTCCACCGCCACTTGCACCACGAACAATAATCCCAACTCATGTGTCAACATTAAAAAGATATTCACTGATGTCTAA